A DNA window from Caulobacter mirabilis contains the following coding sequences:
- a CDS encoding prolyl oligopeptidase family serine peptidase, with protein MPLLLRWLRAIAAALSTLAPASLAEAASLDRFLAAERARPAAYLLPRDAFPVETTVSSVTLSPDGRQAVWLRDERDVRSLWGRSTTADGAPRRLLQRVEASEVHWSADSRWLLLIGPRTVRALAMAGQSGSGMVASLGGATRLRALALDPHGPGVLLVDEQGEGAGRAWRLWRTGVGGQRRLVLRSTREIVDAVIGRDATAVFVRVVDDGRHEILAGPLGGEFRAIAQCVGLERCNLLGAAPDGRGVLVAGDLGGAPRQALFRVGLDGRRVLVHADPAMRVDIDAIVLDRRTGAPSLVGYRGGAPRSYGVDAVARAALKRLERTGLDSGFAIETSAGPWLVRERDARLAGNRWRLFDPASGRLTTLLDDPGQHRRPAAEQLARTVGVSFRASDGMEIHGLLTPPPGRDLARAPLATIVHGGPWSHDDPDYSALTQFLANRGYVVFRPQFRGSTGYGRAYMAAAGGDFGDGRVQRDIEEGTRWLLDRGVGDPRRTAIIGASFGGYSVLQALSNGRRLFAAGVAIVPPTDMGWVTRWASARSDRLSPRSLPLSTTLRLLQMDPDDPATKQRLYAQSPRARIGAMRTPLLIVAAGRDERVPIRSVVDYAARLRVAGADARIVIARKQPHASGDPLAMRASFYLMEELLQRELGGAPPVRLAPDVREWMAANLSASAPPGEDASSWK; from the coding sequence ATGCCCCTCCTTCTCCGTTGGCTGCGCGCGATCGCGGCCGCGCTGTCGACGCTCGCGCCGGCGTCCCTGGCCGAGGCCGCCTCGCTCGATCGGTTCCTGGCGGCGGAGCGCGCTCGCCCCGCGGCCTACCTGCTGCCCCGCGACGCGTTTCCGGTCGAGACGACGGTCTCGTCGGTCACGCTTTCGCCGGACGGGCGGCAGGCGGTCTGGTTGCGCGACGAGCGGGATGTCCGGTCGCTCTGGGGGCGGTCGACGACGGCCGACGGCGCGCCGCGGCGCCTCCTGCAGCGGGTGGAGGCGTCGGAGGTCCACTGGTCCGCCGACTCCCGATGGCTCCTGCTGATCGGGCCGCGGACGGTTCGGGCGCTGGCGATGGCCGGGCAGTCCGGCTCGGGCATGGTCGCCTCGCTGGGCGGTGCGACGCGGTTGCGGGCCCTTGCGCTGGATCCCCACGGTCCCGGCGTCCTGCTCGTCGACGAACAGGGCGAGGGCGCGGGCAGGGCGTGGCGGTTGTGGCGGACGGGCGTCGGCGGTCAGCGCCGGCTGGTCCTACGCTCGACCCGGGAGATCGTCGACGCCGTGATCGGTCGCGACGCGACGGCCGTCTTCGTCAGAGTCGTGGACGACGGCCGTCACGAGATCCTGGCGGGACCGCTGGGGGGAGAGTTCCGCGCCATCGCGCAATGCGTCGGGCTGGAGCGGTGCAACCTGCTCGGCGCCGCGCCCGACGGTCGGGGCGTCCTGGTCGCCGGCGACCTCGGCGGCGCGCCGCGCCAGGCGCTGTTCCGGGTCGGCCTCGACGGTCGCCGAGTCCTGGTCCACGCGGATCCGGCGATGCGGGTCGACATCGACGCCATCGTGCTCGACCGCCGCACCGGCGCGCCGAGCCTGGTCGGCTATCGCGGCGGCGCGCCCCGCAGCTACGGCGTCGACGCCGTCGCTCGCGCGGCCCTGAAGCGACTGGAGCGGACAGGACTCGACAGCGGCTTCGCCATCGAGACCTCGGCGGGGCCCTGGCTGGTCCGGGAGCGCGACGCGCGGCTCGCCGGCAATCGTTGGCGGCTGTTCGATCCGGCGTCGGGGCGGCTGACCACCTTGCTCGACGATCCGGGACAACACCGGCGTCCGGCGGCGGAGCAGTTGGCGCGGACGGTCGGGGTCAGCTTCCGCGCCTCCGACGGCATGGAGATCCACGGCCTGCTGACGCCGCCGCCGGGACGTGACCTGGCCCGCGCCCCGCTCGCCACGATCGTCCATGGCGGCCCCTGGTCGCACGACGATCCCGACTACAGCGCGCTGACGCAGTTCCTGGCCAACCGCGGCTATGTCGTCTTCCGTCCGCAGTTCCGAGGATCGACCGGCTATGGCCGGGCCTACATGGCGGCGGCGGGCGGCGACTTCGGCGACGGCCGGGTCCAGCGCGACATCGAGGAGGGGACCCGCTGGCTGCTGGACCGGGGCGTCGGCGATCCGCGCCGGACGGCCATCATCGGCGCGTCATTCGGCGGCTATTCGGTGCTTCAGGCCCTGTCGAACGGCCGCCGGCTCTTCGCGGCCGGCGTCGCCATCGTGCCGCCGACCGACATGGGGTGGGTGACGCGCTGGGCGTCGGCGCGCAGCGATCGCCTGAGCCCTCGAAGCCTGCCCCTGTCGACCACCCTGCGGCTTCTGCAGATGGACCCCGACGATCCCGCGACGAAGCAGAGGCTCTACGCGCAGTCGCCCCGAGCCCGCATCGGCGCCATGCGGACGCCGCTGCTGATCGTCGCCGCCGGGCGCGACGAGCGCGTGCCGATCCGCAGCGTCGTCGACTATGCGGCCCGGCTCCGCGTCGCCGGCGCCGACGCTCGCATCGTCATCGCCCGCAAGCAGCCCCACGCATCGGGCGATCCGCTGGCGATGCGGGCCTCATTCTATCTGATGGA
- a CDS encoding ABC transporter ATP-binding protein, whose product MISDLAIETRALTRRHGRKVAVDHLDLALPRGGIHAIVGANGAGKSTLFRVLLGFVTPTAGEAFVLGRPSGALTPADRGLIGFVNEEHTLPGWARVDEVVAMQRRLYADRWDEQAFASVISSFDLLGDQRVAQLSRGERAGLNLALALGQSPELLILDEPTLGLDVVARRRLLEALIAGVDGGDRTIVYCSHQIEEVERLADTLVVLERGRLLAFAAPDEVCGRVSHWIADVPFKGPEAASVPGLLQHRRFDGVHHYVVLDQDDDFEAFLRAAGARTVHRQAMSLDRAVDALLTRNHA is encoded by the coding sequence ATGATCTCCGATCTGGCCATCGAGACTCGCGCCCTGACGCGCCGGCATGGCCGCAAGGTCGCCGTCGACCACCTCGACCTGGCGCTGCCGCGCGGCGGCATCCACGCCATCGTCGGCGCCAACGGCGCCGGCAAGTCGACGCTGTTCCGGGTGCTGCTCGGCTTCGTGACCCCGACCGCGGGCGAAGCCTTCGTGCTGGGCCGGCCCAGCGGCGCCCTGACTCCCGCGGACCGCGGGCTGATCGGTTTCGTCAACGAGGAGCATACGCTGCCCGGCTGGGCGCGCGTCGACGAGGTCGTCGCGATGCAGCGACGGCTCTATGCCGACCGCTGGGACGAACAGGCCTTCGCGTCGGTGATCTCCAGCTTCGATCTGCTCGGCGATCAGCGCGTGGCCCAGCTGTCGCGCGGCGAGCGCGCCGGCCTCAATCTGGCGCTGGCGCTGGGCCAGTCGCCCGAGCTGCTGATCCTCGACGAGCCGACGCTGGGCCTGGACGTGGTGGCGCGCCGCCGGCTCCTCGAAGCCCTCATCGCCGGCGTCGACGGCGGCGACCGCACCATCGTCTACTGCTCGCACCAGATCGAAGAGGTCGAGCGGCTGGCCGACACCCTGGTCGTGCTCGAGCGGGGGCGGCTGCTCGCCTTCGCCGCGCCGGACGAGGTCTGCGGCCGGGTCAGCCACTGGATCGCCGACGTGCCCTTCAAGGGACCGGAGGCTGCGAGCGTGCCGGGCCTGCTCCAGCACCGCCGGTTCGACGGCGTGCACCACTATGTCGTGCTGGACCAGGACGACGACTTCGAGGCGTTCCTGCGCGCCGCCGGCGCCCGCACGGTCCATCGCCAGGCGATGTCGCTCGATCGCGCGGTCGACGCGCTGCTGACCCGCAATCACGCCTGA
- a CDS encoding GntR family transcriptional regulator: protein MPRVAPLAISIATGDSRPIAHQIVDAVRLQITTDQLSVGDRLPSVRGLAQQLGINPNTVAKAYGQLTIEGWLEARAGLGLFVAVRREQLSGEERERRIGEAVDRFVNEVVAIRYPPDRAVDLVAHALEAIAPSKIA, encoded by the coding sequence ATGCCCCGCGTCGCCCCTCTCGCCATATCGATCGCCACCGGCGACAGCCGGCCGATCGCCCACCAGATCGTCGATGCGGTTCGCCTGCAGATCACCACCGACCAACTGTCGGTCGGCGATCGGCTGCCCAGCGTCAGAGGTTTGGCCCAGCAACTCGGGATCAACCCGAACACGGTGGCCAAGGCCTATGGCCAACTGACCATCGAGGGTTGGCTGGAAGCCCGCGCCGGACTTGGCCTGTTCGTCGCGGTGCGACGGGAACAGCTGAGCGGCGAGGAGCGCGAGCGCCGGATCGGCGAGGCGGTCGACCGCTTCGTGAACGAGGTTGTGGCCATCCGCTACCCGCCCGACCGCGCCGTCGATCTGGTCGCCCACGCGCTGGAGGCGATCGCCCCCAGCAAGATCGCGTAG
- the ligA gene encoding NAD-dependent DNA ligase LigA has product MSAEVPVSDLTEAQAVLELERLADEIAAHDIRYHQEDAPSISDADYDALKRRNLEIEALFPQHVRENSPSLKVGAAASSQFAPAPHGVPMLSLDNAFADEDVTDFDARVRRFLRLSAEDHVAFTAEPKIDGLSASLRYEKGRFVRGATRGDGRTGEDITANLRTLNDIPEQLSGSGWPDVIEVRGEVYAPVEEFEAFNKASEEAGGRTYANPRNFAAGSLRQIDPTVTAKRPLRFFAYAWGEVSAPFAETQWEALGRFKDWGFTTNDRSRRVEDAQGLLDVYRGIGAERSTLPYDIDGVVYKVDRLDWQSRLGFVSRSPRWAIAHKFPAQQATTTLEAIDIQVGRTGALTPVARLHPVTVGGVVVRNATLHNEDEIIRKDVRVGDTVVLQRAGDVIPQVVAVVEAQRPPEAVPYVFPHVCPVCGSKAVRDAGQAVRRCTGGLICSAQLTERIKHFVSRRAFDIEGFGDIYVDLLFDKGVLKSPADIFRLRQRAEAVKAAILERRKEQAEARRLQKAQDDDARVGKAISDENRAFDGLEKLFDSIDARRRISLDRFLFALGIRDIGETTAVNLARAFDSFEELRQALLRASEQGPAEAYAELSDMRGMGPKARDQLLLIAPTLEADPWPDAPMAQKLDHALAGLASPARRALAARFDDWSAFVAWAKEAAAGAPGDDFVSLSAIDGIGPVAAQSIAAFFGEAHNRDLVEALVGELAAIEPLAKAKTDTAVAGKTVVFTGALEKMTRDEAKAQAEGLGAKVAGSVSKKTDLVVAGPGAGSKLKDAEKHGVKVLTEDEWLEMIGVG; this is encoded by the coding sequence ATGAGCGCTGAAGTCCCCGTCTCCGATCTCACCGAAGCCCAGGCCGTCCTCGAGCTGGAGCGGCTCGCCGACGAGATCGCGGCGCACGACATCCGCTACCACCAGGAAGACGCCCCCTCGATCAGCGACGCGGACTACGACGCGTTGAAGCGGCGGAACCTGGAGATCGAGGCGCTGTTCCCGCAGCACGTCCGGGAGAACAGTCCTTCGCTGAAGGTCGGCGCCGCCGCCTCCAGCCAGTTCGCGCCGGCGCCGCACGGCGTGCCGATGCTGAGCCTGGACAACGCCTTCGCCGACGAGGACGTCACCGACTTCGACGCCCGCGTCAGGCGTTTTCTGCGACTGTCGGCGGAGGACCATGTCGCCTTCACGGCCGAGCCGAAGATCGACGGCCTGTCCGCCTCGCTGCGCTACGAGAAGGGCCGGTTCGTGCGGGGGGCCACGCGGGGCGACGGCCGCACCGGCGAGGACATCACCGCCAACCTGCGCACCCTGAACGACATCCCCGAGCAGCTGTCCGGCTCCGGCTGGCCGGACGTCATCGAGGTCCGCGGCGAGGTCTACGCCCCGGTCGAGGAATTCGAGGCCTTCAACAAGGCGTCGGAGGAGGCGGGCGGCCGCACCTACGCCAATCCGCGCAACTTCGCCGCCGGCTCGCTGCGCCAGATCGACCCGACCGTCACCGCCAAGCGGCCGCTGCGCTTCTTCGCCTACGCCTGGGGCGAGGTCAGCGCGCCCTTCGCCGAGACCCAGTGGGAGGCGCTGGGCAGGTTCAAGGACTGGGGCTTCACCACCAACGATCGGTCGCGGCGGGTCGAGGACGCTCAGGGCCTGCTCGATGTCTACCGCGGCATCGGGGCCGAGCGGTCGACGCTGCCCTATGACATCGACGGCGTCGTCTACAAGGTCGACCGGCTGGACTGGCAGTCGCGGCTGGGCTTCGTCTCCCGCTCGCCGCGCTGGGCCATCGCGCACAAGTTCCCGGCCCAGCAGGCGACGACGACGCTTGAGGCCATCGACATCCAGGTCGGCCGCACCGGGGCCCTGACCCCGGTGGCGCGGCTGCATCCGGTCACGGTCGGCGGCGTCGTCGTGCGGAACGCCACCCTGCACAATGAAGACGAGATCATCCGCAAGGACGTCCGCGTCGGCGACACGGTCGTGCTGCAGCGCGCCGGCGACGTCATCCCGCAGGTCGTGGCCGTGGTCGAGGCGCAGCGCCCGCCGGAGGCCGTTCCCTACGTCTTCCCGCACGTCTGCCCGGTCTGCGGCAGCAAGGCGGTCCGGGACGCCGGCCAGGCCGTCCGCCGCTGCACCGGCGGCCTGATCTGCTCGGCCCAGCTGACCGAACGCATCAAGCACTTCGTCTCACGCCGCGCCTTCGACATCGAGGGCTTCGGCGACATCTACGTCGACCTGCTGTTCGACAAGGGCGTGCTGAAGAGCCCGGCCGACATCTTTCGTCTTCGCCAGCGTGCGGAGGCCGTGAAGGCGGCCATCCTGGAGCGTCGCAAGGAGCAGGCCGAGGCCCGCCGGCTTCAGAAGGCCCAGGACGACGACGCCCGCGTCGGCAAGGCGATCAGCGACGAGAACCGCGCTTTCGACGGGCTGGAGAAACTGTTCGACAGCATCGACGCCCGGCGCAGGATCTCGCTGGACCGCTTCCTGTTCGCGCTGGGCATCCGCGATATCGGCGAGACCACCGCGGTCAATCTTGCGCGGGCCTTCGACAGTTTCGAGGAACTGAGGCAGGCGCTGCTGCGGGCTTCGGAGCAGGGGCCGGCCGAGGCCTACGCCGAGCTGTCGGACATGCGCGGGATGGGCCCCAAGGCGCGGGATCAACTGCTGCTGATCGCGCCGACGTTGGAGGCGGACCCTTGGCCCGACGCGCCGATGGCCCAGAAGCTGGACCATGCCCTGGCCGGTCTGGCCAGTCCCGCCCGGCGGGCGCTGGCGGCGCGGTTCGACGACTGGTCGGCCTTCGTCGCCTGGGCGAAGGAGGCGGCCGCGGGCGCGCCGGGGGACGACTTCGTCTCCCTGTCGGCCATCGACGGCATCGGTCCGGTGGCGGCCCAGTCGATCGCCGCCTTCTTCGGGGAGGCGCACAACCGGGACCTGGTCGAGGCCCTGGTCGGCGAACTGGCCGCGATCGAGCCCCTGGCCAAGGCCAAGACCGACACGGCGGTGGCCGGCAAGACCGTGGTCTTCACCGGCGCGCTGGAGAAGATGACTCGCGACGAAGCCAAGGCCCAGGCCGAGGGGCTCGGCGCAAAGGTGGCCGGTTCGGTGTCGAAGAAGACCGACCTGGTGGTCGCAGGCCCGGGGGCGGGCTCCAAGCTGAAGGACGCCGAAAAGCACGGCGTGAAAGTTCTGACCGAGGACGAATGGCTGGAGATGATCGGGGTCGGGTAG
- the recN gene encoding DNA repair protein RecN encodes MLIGLAIRDVVLIESLDLAIGPGLTALTGETGAGKSIILDALGLATGARAEAGLVRRGAAQASATAIFSLPPDHAVWAVLDEKGLAYERDEDLVLRRQLSADGRSRAFVNDQATGVAALKELGALLLEVHGQHETVGLLDPRTHRQLLDAFGGVSAGTVAAAWSGWRAARERAETLRDLASRAAAEAEETALRLGELDRLDPKDGEETALAEERALLGAAEKALADVDAARDALGGEGLSSKLAAAFRAIERARERAIQAGAAADGPAVERLNAAAESIDRALTEAREAEAAIDHAAEAFDLDPKRLEEAEERLFALRGMARKLNVTVEALPQVRAELGAKLRNIETSGEQLKIAEVAEAAARKTYIDAAAVLSAERRAAGDRLATAVEAELAPLKLEKAKFRVVVDPLGEDRAGPTGLDRVAFEVSTNPGAPFGPLEVIASGGELARFALALKAALASREHGAQPLMIFDEVDQGVGGAVADAVGLRLRKLAGDAQVLVVTHSPQVAARGHAHWRISKSGDATSTRTAVEALSPDAREEEIARMLAGAEITDAARAAARALIGA; translated from the coding sequence ATGCTTATCGGGCTGGCCATTCGTGATGTCGTTCTGATCGAAAGCCTGGACCTCGCCATAGGTCCGGGCCTGACGGCGCTTACCGGCGAGACCGGCGCCGGCAAGTCGATCATCCTGGACGCCCTGGGTCTGGCCACCGGCGCGCGCGCCGAGGCCGGACTGGTGCGCCGCGGCGCGGCGCAGGCCAGCGCCACCGCCATCTTCTCCCTGCCGCCGGACCACGCCGTCTGGGCCGTCCTGGACGAGAAGGGGCTGGCCTACGAGCGGGACGAGGACCTGGTCCTGCGCCGCCAGCTGTCGGCCGACGGCCGCAGCCGCGCCTTCGTCAACGACCAGGCCACCGGCGTCGCCGCGCTGAAGGAGCTCGGCGCCCTGCTGCTCGAGGTGCATGGCCAGCACGAGACCGTCGGCCTGCTCGACCCGCGCACCCATCGCCAGCTGCTGGACGCCTTCGGCGGCGTCTCCGCCGGGACCGTGGCCGCCGCCTGGAGCGGCTGGCGCGCCGCGCGCGAACGGGCCGAGACCCTGCGCGACCTGGCTTCCCGCGCCGCCGCCGAGGCCGAGGAGACCGCCCTGCGCCTGGGCGAACTGGACCGGCTGGATCCCAAGGACGGCGAGGAGACCGCCCTGGCCGAGGAGCGGGCCCTGCTGGGCGCCGCCGAGAAGGCCCTGGCGGACGTCGACGCGGCCCGCGACGCCCTGGGCGGGGAGGGGCTGTCGTCCAAGCTGGCCGCCGCCTTCCGCGCCATCGAGCGGGCGCGCGAGCGAGCCATCCAGGCGGGCGCCGCCGCCGACGGCCCGGCCGTGGAACGGCTGAACGCCGCCGCCGAATCGATCGACCGCGCCCTGACCGAGGCTCGTGAGGCCGAGGCCGCCATCGACCACGCCGCCGAGGCCTTCGACCTCGATCCCAAACGGCTGGAGGAGGCCGAGGAGCGGCTCTTCGCCCTGCGCGGCATGGCGCGGAAGCTGAACGTCACGGTCGAGGCCCTGCCGCAGGTCCGGGCCGAACTGGGCGCCAAGCTGCGCAACATCGAGACCAGCGGCGAGCAGCTGAAGATCGCCGAGGTCGCCGAAGCCGCCGCCCGCAAGACCTACATCGACGCCGCCGCCGTCCTGTCGGCTGAACGCCGCGCCGCCGGCGACCGGTTGGCGACGGCGGTCGAGGCCGAACTGGCGCCGCTGAAGCTGGAGAAGGCGAAGTTCCGCGTCGTGGTCGATCCGCTGGGCGAGGATCGCGCCGGTCCGACCGGCCTGGACCGCGTGGCCTTCGAGGTCTCGACCAACCCCGGCGCGCCGTTCGGCCCGCTCGAAGTGATCGCCTCGGGGGGCGAGCTGGCCCGCTTCGCCCTGGCGCTGAAGGCGGCGCTGGCGTCGCGCGAGCACGGCGCCCAGCCGCTGATGATCTTCGACGAGGTCGACCAGGGCGTGGGCGGCGCGGTCGCCGACGCCGTCGGCCTGCGCCTGCGCAAGCTGGCCGGCGACGCCCAGGTGCTGGTGGTGACCCATAGTCCGCAGGTCGCCGCCCGCGGCCACGCCCACTGGCGGATCAGCAAGAGCGGCGACGCCACCTCGACCCGCACCGCCGTCGAGGCCCTGTCGCCCGACGCCCGCGAGGAGGAGATCGCCCGCATGCTGGCCGGGGCCGAGATCACCGACGCCGCGCGCGCCGCCGCGCGGGCGCTGATCGGGGCGTAG
- a CDS encoding outer membrane protein assembly factor BamD, protein MLRRSQGRAAAVVVLAVSASLALTACVGKEKKPRLAYQERPVELLYNTGALRLDQRRWTEAVSYFQEVERQHPYSEWSRRSILMTAYAQYQANQYPAAIESADRFIQLYPGNPSVVYAYYLKAVCYFEQIVDVNRDQASSEQALVTLREIVQRYPTTEYAADARLKIDMVNDQLAGKEMAIGRYYLKQGQTLAAIGRFKAVVDKFQTTTHTPEALYRLVEAYLTLGLNGEAKANGAVLGYNFPGDPWYADAYRLLSDKGLQPAVEPKTPGAKQNYLDRMLGRKPAPPPPGEDVTPPADDRVSPESANPAALPKPKPKKEGWFSKLLGR, encoded by the coding sequence GTGCTTCGTAGATCGCAAGGCCGCGCGGCCGCTGTCGTCGTCCTGGCCGTGTCGGCGTCATTGGCGCTGACCGCCTGCGTCGGCAAGGAAAAGAAGCCTCGCCTCGCCTATCAGGAGCGGCCGGTCGAACTGCTTTACAATACGGGCGCGCTGCGCCTGGACCAGCGGCGCTGGACCGAAGCGGTCAGCTACTTCCAGGAAGTCGAGCGCCAGCATCCGTATTCGGAGTGGTCGCGCCGGTCGATCCTGATGACGGCCTACGCCCAGTACCAGGCGAACCAGTACCCGGCGGCGATCGAATCCGCCGATCGCTTCATCCAGCTGTACCCGGGCAACCCGTCGGTCGTTTACGCCTACTATCTGAAGGCCGTCTGCTACTTCGAGCAGATCGTCGACGTGAACCGCGACCAGGCCTCCAGCGAACAGGCGCTGGTGACCCTGCGCGAGATCGTTCAGCGCTACCCCACCACCGAGTACGCGGCCGACGCCCGGCTCAAGATCGACATGGTCAACGACCAGCTGGCCGGCAAGGAAATGGCCATCGGTCGGTACTATCTGAAGCAGGGTCAGACCCTGGCCGCGATCGGCCGCTTCAAGGCCGTGGTCGACAAGTTCCAGACCACCACCCATACGCCCGAGGCGCTCTATCGCCTGGTCGAGGCCTATCTGACGCTTGGCCTGAACGGCGAGGCCAAGGCCAACGGCGCCGTGCTGGGCTACAACTTCCCGGGCGACCCCTGGTACGCCGACGCCTACCGCCTGTTGAGCGACAAGGGCCTGCAGCCCGCCGTCGAGCCCAAGACCCCGGGCGCCAAGCAGAACTATCTCGACCGCATGCTGGGCCGGAAACCGGCTCCGCCGCCGCCGGGCGAGGACGTCACGCCGCCCGCCGATGACCGCGTTTCGCCGGAATCGGCGAACCCCGCGGCGCTGCCCAAGCCGAAGCCGAAGAAAGAAGGCTGGTTCTCCAAGCTTCTTGGCCGTTGA
- the lpxC gene encoding UDP-3-O-acyl-N-acetylglucosamine deacetylase: protein MSMSAYYQHTVAGPVIFAGIGVHTGAHVRVAVRPAAPDSGIVFVRADLKDIDNVIRLSAECVGQTRLGTVVSNAAGAKVSTIEHLMAALCALGVDNAVVELDGPEVPILDGSAEPFVQVLDRAGRRRQEALRRYIEVLAPIEVIDGDKRAALLPSDRFEMAFEIFFDSAPVGRQAIDLEITEESFRRELANCRTFGFLKDVEGLRAAGLARGASMENAVVLDGDRVLNPEGLRRPDEFVRHKALDAVGDLYVLGAPLLARFEGRYAGHGLNNQVARALAANPRAWRLRTLAPELAEAV, encoded by the coding sequence GTGTCGATGTCGGCCTACTACCAGCATACCGTCGCCGGCCCCGTGATCTTCGCGGGCATCGGCGTGCATACGGGCGCGCATGTGCGAGTGGCCGTTCGTCCGGCCGCGCCGGACAGCGGCATCGTCTTCGTGCGCGCCGACCTGAAGGACATCGACAACGTCATCCGCCTGTCGGCCGAGTGCGTCGGCCAGACCCGTCTGGGCACCGTCGTGTCCAACGCCGCGGGCGCCAAGGTCTCGACCATCGAGCACCTGATGGCCGCCCTGTGCGCGCTGGGCGTCGACAACGCGGTGGTCGAGCTGGATGGCCCGGAAGTGCCGATCCTCGATGGATCGGCCGAGCCGTTCGTCCAGGTCCTGGACCGCGCCGGCCGCCGTCGTCAGGAAGCTCTGCGCCGCTACATCGAGGTGCTGGCGCCGATCGAGGTGATCGACGGCGACAAGCGCGCCGCGCTGCTGCCGTCGGACCGCTTCGAGATGGCGTTCGAGATCTTCTTCGATTCGGCTCCGGTCGGCCGCCAGGCCATCGATCTGGAGATCACCGAAGAGTCGTTCCGTCGCGAATTGGCCAACTGCCGCACCTTCGGCTTCCTCAAGGATGTCGAGGGCCTGCGCGCGGCCGGCCTGGCCCGCGGCGCCTCGATGGAGAACGCCGTGGTCCTGGACGGCGACCGCGTGCTGAACCCGGAAGGCCTGCGTCGCCCGGACGAATTCGTGCGCCACAAGGCCCTGGACGCCGTCGGCGACCTGTACGTGCTGGGCGCGCCGCTGCTCGCCCGATTCGAAGGCCGCTACGCCGGCCATGGCCTGAACAACCAGGTGGCGCGCGCCCTGGCGGCCAATCCGCGCGCCTGGCGTCTTCGGACGCTGGCGCCGGAGCTGGCCGAAGCGGTCTGA
- the ftsZ gene encoding cell division protein FtsZ: protein MKLYAPQTTELKPRIVVFGVGGAGGNAVNNMIEAGLEGVEFVVANTDAQQLQFSKTERRIQLGVQVTQGLGAGAHPEVGMSAAEESSPEIGEHLDGAHMVFITAGMGGGTGTGAAPIIAKCARERGILTVGVVTKPFHFEGRHRMRLADAGIAELQRYVDTLIVIPNQNLFRVANERTTFAEAFGMADQVLHSGVRSITDLMVLPGLINLDFADVRTVMTEMGKAMMGTGEASGDDRALMAAQNAIQNPLLDEVSLKGAKAVLVNVTGGLDMTLLEVDEAANAITDQVDPEANVIFGAAFDPALEGMIRVSVVATGMDGASIAAIEPHRTTRVNATAKPLIVDPAQPVPAPQPAYEPVARAPEPIAYAAPAPELIEPVVAEYEPELSFEAPPAPQPVQAAAPIVQQPVVQQPQQRTVIVDPLVADEEELGGPLYADPHFGESRQQRKGFLSLFGSRQQQQPPQQQARYEAPRSQGGRAQPQPLMEEPQADESDDLEIPSFLRRLAN, encoded by the coding sequence ATGAAGCTCTACGCGCCGCAAACCACCGAACTGAAGCCCAGGATCGTCGTTTTCGGCGTCGGCGGGGCCGGCGGGAACGCCGTCAACAACATGATCGAGGCGGGTCTGGAGGGCGTCGAGTTCGTCGTCGCCAACACCGACGCGCAGCAGCTGCAGTTTTCCAAGACCGAGCGCCGCATCCAGCTTGGCGTGCAGGTGACTCAGGGCCTGGGCGCCGGCGCGCATCCGGAAGTCGGCATGAGCGCCGCCGAAGAGAGTTCGCCGGAGATCGGCGAGCACCTCGACGGCGCCCACATGGTCTTCATCACCGCCGGCATGGGCGGCGGCACCGGCACCGGCGCGGCGCCGATCATCGCCAAGTGCGCGCGTGAGCGCGGCATCCTGACCGTGGGCGTGGTCACCAAGCCGTTCCACTTCGAAGGCCGCCACCGCATGCGGCTGGCCGACGCCGGCATCGCCGAGCTGCAGCGCTACGTCGACACCCTGATCGTCATCCCGAACCAGAACCTGTTCCGCGTCGCCAACGAGCGCACGACCTTCGCCGAGGCCTTCGGCATGGCCGACCAGGTCCTGCACTCGGGCGTCCGCTCCATCACCGACCTGATGGTGCTGCCGGGCCTGATCAACCTCGACTTCGCCGACGTCCGCACGGTCATGACCGAGATGGGCAAGGCGATGATGGGCACCGGCGAGGCGAGCGGCGACGACCGCGCCCTGATGGCCGCCCAGAACGCGATCCAGAACCCGCTGCTGGACGAAGTCTCGCTGAAGGGCGCCAAGGCCGTGCTGGTGAACGTCACCGGCGGCCTGGACATGACCCTGCTGGAAGTCGACGAGGCGGCCAACGCCATCACCGACCAGGTCGATCCGGAAGCCAATGTGATCTTCGGCGCGGCCTTCGATCCGGCCCTGGAGGGCATGATCCGCGTGTCGGTCGTGGCCACCGGCATGGACGGCGCCTCGATCGCCGCCATCGAACCGCACCGCACCACCCGCGTGAACGCCACGGCCAAGCCGCTGATCGTCGATCCGGCGCAGCCGGTCCCGGCGCCGCAGCCCGCCTACGAGCCTGTCGCCCGTGCGCCTGAGCCGATCGCCTATGCCGCGCCGGCTCCCGAGCTGATCGAGCCGGTGGTCGCCGAGTACGAGCCGGAGCTGTCCTTCGAAGCGCCGCCCGCGCCTCAACCGGTCCAGGCCGCCGCGCCGATCGTCCAGCAGCCGGTCGTCCAGCAGCCGCAGCAGCGCACGGTCATCGTCGACCCGCTGGTGGCCGACGAGGAAGAGCTCGGCGGTCCGCTCTACGCCGATCCGCACTTCGGCGAGAGCCGCCAGCAGCGCAAGGGCTTCCTGAGCCTGTTCGGCAGCCGCCAGCAGCAGCAACCGCCACAGCAGCAGGCTCGCTACGAGGCTCCGCGGAGCCAGGGCGGGCGCGCCCAGCCGCAGCCGCTGATGGAAGAGCCGCAGGCCGACGAATCTGACGATCTCGAGATCCCGTCCTTCCTGCGCCGACTGGCCAACTAG